The Enterococcus sp. 7F3_DIV0205 genome has a window encoding:
- a CDS encoding heavy metal translocating P-type ATPase, with amino-acid sequence MNSNESKHGTQKNHTMGTMEHHSMNGHDQMNNMDHSMHMENFKKKFWLSLILALPIIVLSPMMGIDLPFQFTFKGSDWLVLILASVLFFYGGQPFLSGAKMELSQKNPAMMTLIAMGISVSYFYSIYAFIMNKLMPQGHVMDFFWELATLIVIMLLGHWVEMSAISNASDALQKMAELLPDKVIRVNKEGQEEEVPLEQVQENDHLVIRTGDKIPADGIIIKGNTSIDESMVTGESKAVVKREKDTVIGGSVNGSGTIEISVTGIGESGYLSKVMNMVKKAQMEKSKLESLSDRVAKWLFYIALAAGILAFVVWWIVDQDLSLAFERMVTVFVIACPHALGLAIPLVIARSTSIAAKHGLLIKNRNALEQANDIQVIMLDKTGTLTEGKFTVTGLEMFTHEITAKEALKVIGALENNANHPLAIGIMNYLKEEKISPYKVENLHTISGIGLNGNVNGQSVKIVNEKEVERLNISFDHALKQKYQEQGNTLSYLLINDQIVAMIALGDVVKPEAKQFITDLKKQSIVPVMLTGDNKEAAKSVAQYLGIDAFYGELLPEDKEQIIQTYVKKCQKTMMVGDGINDAPSLVRATIGIAIGAGTDVAIDSADVVLADSNPEDILRFLDLAKQTRLKMIQNLWWGAGYNIIAIPLAAGILAPWGIILSPAVGAILMSMSTVIVAINAMTLRIHE; translated from the coding sequence ATGAACAGCAATGAAAGTAAGCATGGTACTCAAAAAAATCATACGATGGGAACAATGGAGCATCACTCAATGAATGGTCATGATCAAATGAATAATATGGATCATTCTATGCATATGGAGAATTTTAAGAAAAAATTTTGGCTGTCTCTTATACTTGCGCTACCAATTATTGTTCTTTCACCAATGATGGGCATTGATTTACCTTTTCAGTTTACGTTTAAAGGTTCAGATTGGTTGGTCTTGATACTTGCATCTGTTTTGTTTTTTTATGGTGGCCAACCTTTCTTAAGTGGAGCAAAAATGGAACTTAGCCAAAAAAATCCGGCGATGATGACCCTGATCGCGATGGGGATTTCTGTTTCTTATTTTTATAGTATTTATGCATTTATTATGAATAAACTGATGCCGCAGGGGCATGTGATGGATTTTTTCTGGGAACTCGCAACACTGATTGTTATTATGCTGTTAGGACACTGGGTTGAAATGAGTGCTATTTCTAATGCCAGTGACGCTTTGCAGAAGATGGCTGAACTTTTACCTGATAAAGTTATAAGAGTTAATAAAGAAGGCCAAGAAGAAGAAGTCCCATTAGAACAAGTACAGGAAAATGATCACTTAGTTATTCGAACAGGAGACAAAATACCAGCTGACGGTATAATCATTAAAGGGAATACCTCGATAGATGAGTCGATGGTCACTGGTGAGTCAAAGGCTGTTGTAAAGAGAGAGAAGGATACTGTTATCGGAGGTTCTGTTAATGGTAGTGGAACGATTGAAATAAGTGTAACTGGTATCGGTGAATCAGGTTATCTTTCCAAAGTTATGAATATGGTTAAAAAGGCACAGATGGAAAAATCAAAACTAGAATCTCTTTCTGATCGAGTAGCCAAATGGCTATTTTATATAGCGCTAGCTGCAGGGATTTTGGCTTTTGTTGTTTGGTGGATTGTGGATCAAGATTTGAGCCTTGCCTTTGAACGAATGGTCACAGTCTTTGTGATTGCTTGTCCGCATGCTTTAGGTTTAGCTATTCCTTTAGTTATCGCACGTTCTACATCAATTGCAGCAAAACATGGGTTATTAATAAAAAATCGAAATGCATTAGAACAAGCAAATGACATCCAAGTTATCATGTTAGATAAGACAGGAACATTAACTGAAGGGAAATTTACTGTAACAGGACTTGAAATGTTTACTCACGAAATCACAGCAAAAGAAGCGTTAAAAGTGATAGGTGCTTTAGAAAATAATGCGAATCATCCCTTAGCAATTGGTATCATGAACTATTTGAAAGAGGAAAAAATATCACCTTACAAAGTAGAAAATCTTCATACTATTTCTGGCATAGGCCTTAATGGAAACGTTAATGGGCAATCTGTTAAAATAGTTAATGAAAAAGAAGTGGAACGTTTAAATATTTCTTTTGACCATGCGTTGAAACAGAAGTATCAGGAGCAAGGAAATACTTTAAGCTATTTACTTATTAATGACCAAATAGTTGCTATGATTGCATTAGGTGATGTAGTGAAACCAGAGGCAAAACAATTTATAACAGATTTAAAAAAACAAAGTATCGTACCTGTAATGCTGACAGGTGATAATAAAGAAGCTGCAAAATCTGTTGCACAGTATTTAGGTATTGATGCGTTTTATGGAGAATTATTACCAGAAGATAAAGAACAAATAATTCAAACTTATGTAAAGAAATGTCAAAAAACGATGATGGTTGGTGATGGTATCAACGATGCTCCAAGCTTAGTTCGAGCAACAATTGGTATTGCGATAGGAGCAGGAACAGATGTTGCCATTGATTCAGCTGATGTTGTTTTGGCGGATAGTAATCCTGAAGATATACTTCGTTTTTTAGATTTAGCTAAACAGACACGACTTAAAATGATTCAAAATCTATGGTGGGGTGCAGGGTACAATATTATTGCAATACCACTTGCAGCAGGTATTCTAGCTCCTTGGGGGATTATATTGAGCCCAGCAGTAGGTGCAATTTTGATGTCCATGAGTACAGTGATTGTAGCCATAAACGCTATGACCTTAAGAATCCACGAATAA
- a CDS encoding helix-turn-helix domain-containing protein — protein sequence MEYKEILDFESRKLLGLFDLLKSSEKSRSLENISSELGLNVRTIVRSIKKMKRLFQRYQLDQHLAICSHSKKFFYIKRENDLYLETFLVQYLSDIPEIIFLKAIIEEENIQTKKLAEKMMISESSLRRRVKKINEWLKKFEIHLKRGTYEFIGEEEQVRALILHFYWFVYQGTENKFLPLEKGDSQQLSNQLVQFFQMQINELQKESLFRIVQIATWRFKKGKKICIKKEWKQYLNHSSIFFKFIKTMGRVRTVTNLDFEELSYLYLIIQAHFLPYFSSSMQAYIIEEHFFKKTTCHSNTLVATNKFKQIFWDKNFNHSKASVVAFLGFHLYYELISGFLFEKIQSRALLKENYPSFMRKLEEGLCELVEECSIYKKIPKDALSYRYFMILSSLISPVYNEKRIFICLMTDLSLEKEIELGKRITDFFSSKFNLMVIFARTSKSILYTDIILTTVVYQALSKKYAQPILLIEHDFSEEIFFKIEKLLKEVRK from the coding sequence ATGGAATATAAAGAAATACTTGATTTTGAATCGAGAAAATTACTAGGACTTTTTGATCTACTTAAGTCTTCTGAAAAGAGCAGATCATTGGAGAACATCTCTAGCGAATTAGGGCTTAACGTAAGAACAATAGTAAGATCAATAAAAAAAATGAAGAGGTTATTTCAGCGTTATCAATTAGATCAGCATTTAGCTATTTGTAGTCATTCAAAAAAATTTTTCTATATAAAAAGAGAGAATGATTTATATTTAGAAACTTTTTTAGTGCAGTATTTAAGTGATATACCCGAAATTATTTTTTTGAAAGCTATTATAGAAGAAGAGAATATTCAGACGAAGAAGTTAGCTGAAAAAATGATGATCAGTGAGTCGAGTTTGAGAAGACGAGTGAAAAAGATCAATGAATGGTTGAAAAAATTTGAGATTCATTTGAAGCGAGGAACATATGAGTTTATAGGGGAAGAAGAGCAGGTTAGAGCACTGATTTTACATTTTTACTGGTTTGTTTATCAAGGCACTGAAAATAAATTTTTGCCGTTAGAAAAAGGAGACAGCCAACAATTATCTAATCAATTGGTCCAATTTTTTCAAATGCAAATTAATGAACTTCAAAAAGAATCTCTTTTCCGAATTGTTCAAATTGCGACATGGCGTTTCAAAAAGGGAAAAAAGATCTGTATAAAAAAAGAATGGAAGCAGTATCTCAATCATAGTTCCATTTTTTTTAAATTTATAAAAACAATGGGAAGAGTTAGAACCGTTACAAATTTAGATTTTGAAGAGTTATCCTATCTCTACTTAATTATTCAAGCACATTTTTTACCATACTTTAGTTCGAGCATGCAAGCGTATATTATTGAAGAGCATTTTTTTAAAAAGACCACATGTCATTCAAATACATTAGTTGCTACAAATAAATTCAAACAAATATTTTGGGATAAGAATTTTAATCATTCGAAAGCAAGTGTGGTGGCATTTTTAGGCTTTCATTTATATTATGAACTGATTTCAGGTTTTTTATTTGAAAAAATTCAATCCAGAGCTCTTTTAAAAGAGAACTATCCTAGTTTTATGCGTAAACTAGAAGAAGGGCTATGTGAATTAGTTGAGGAATGCTCGATTTACAAAAAAATACCAAAAGATGCATTAAGTTATCGTTATTTTATGATTTTAAGTTCACTTATTTCACCTGTATATAATGAAAAAAGAATATTTATCTGCCTAATGACTGATTTATCGCTTGAAAAAGAAATTGAGTTAGGGAAAAGGATCACTGATTTTTTTAGTAGTAAGTTCAATCTAATGGTTATCTTTGCTAGAACGTCTAAATCAATTTTATATACTGATATTATTTTAACCACTGTTGTCTATCAAGCATTAAGCAAAAAATACGCACAGCCAATCCTGCTTATAGAACACGATTTTTCTGAAGAAATATTTTTTAAAATTGAAAAATTATTAAAAGAAGTTAGAAAATGA
- a CDS encoding aldo/keto reductase — MKKIQFGTSDIQVSPVILGCMRMNGAKNPAEIIETAYEHGIDFFDHADIYGGGECETIFGKALKETAIKREDIIIQTKCGIRKGMFDFSKEHIVSSVEGSLKRLGVDYVDALLLHRPDTLVEPEEVAAAFDQLQAQGKVKHFGVSNQKPMQIELLKKTVKQPLLANQLQFGIKHTGMIDQGIHVNMTDDASIERDGSILDYSRLNDMTIQAWSPYQYGFFEGVFIGNEQFSELNNTLDKIAEHHDCTATGLATAWILRHPAKMQVIAGSMNKERIKEIAKASDIVLSREEWYEIYRAAGNILP, encoded by the coding sequence GTGAAAAAGATTCAATTTGGCACAAGCGATATACAAGTATCACCTGTTATTTTGGGATGTATGAGAATGAATGGTGCAAAAAATCCAGCAGAAATTATCGAAACTGCATATGAGCATGGTATAGATTTTTTTGATCATGCAGATATTTATGGCGGTGGTGAATGCGAAACGATTTTTGGCAAAGCTTTAAAAGAGACAGCGATTAAAAGAGAAGATATTATTATTCAAACAAAATGTGGTATTCGTAAAGGGATGTTCGATTTTTCAAAAGAACATATTGTTTCTTCAGTTGAAGGTAGCTTGAAACGATTAGGTGTGGATTATGTTGATGCATTGTTACTTCATCGACCAGATACTCTTGTGGAGCCAGAAGAAGTAGCGGCAGCTTTCGATCAGTTACAAGCGCAAGGGAAAGTAAAACATTTTGGTGTAAGTAATCAAAAACCAATGCAAATCGAACTACTGAAAAAGACTGTAAAACAACCATTATTAGCCAATCAATTACAATTTGGCATCAAACATACTGGTATGATTGATCAAGGTATCCATGTAAATATGACAGATGATGCAAGCATTGAGAGAGATGGCAGTATTTTGGACTATTCTCGTTTGAATGACATGACGATTCAGGCCTGGTCGCCTTATCAATATGGTTTCTTTGAGGGCGTTTTTATTGGCAATGAACAATTTTCAGAGTTAAACAATACTTTAGACAAAATTGCTGAACATCATGATTGTACTGCAACTGGTCTAGCAACGGCATGGATCTTAAGACATCCTGCAAAAATGCAAGTAATAGCTGGGAGTATGAATAAAGAGCGGATTAAAGAGATTGCTAAAGCTTCAGATATTGTTTTGAGTAGAGAAGAGTGGTATGAAATTTATCGTGCTGCGGGCAATATATTACCATAA
- a CDS encoding helix-turn-helix domain-containing protein, with protein sequence MQVLTDGEVLRKLRKLRGLSQKECCHGIVSRHTYSRIERNQTNLQFQIFTELLERLNTSYADFLFLKKEKERLNIYRQKLSSLNKKNIQENDPLELYAYFEKNKNKSIQNFHYYLLCKKKMEKLDFDQIEKINMTDLNQLTMYINNLTFFSILDLNLISDMSDYLTYDTIKKGSLKAIKKLTYNNLTLAYQQAVHQFFYSITSVALKNEDYTFTKYLLKQTNNFLSFFPDHYFLLFSHVNRHTLNYKLSQNNYYLSKLFILKDCMKELKDEQSVKQIENQIKLLLQHSSSHPTPTTILH encoded by the coding sequence ATGCAAGTATTAACTGATGGAGAAGTTTTAAGAAAACTACGAAAACTTAGGGGATTAAGCCAAAAAGAATGTTGCCATGGAATAGTTTCCAGACATACCTACTCTAGGATTGAGCGAAATCAAACCAACTTACAATTTCAGATTTTTACAGAACTACTTGAACGACTCAATACTAGCTATGCTGATTTTTTATTTTTAAAAAAAGAAAAAGAGAGGCTAAATATTTACAGACAAAAACTTTCATCCTTGAATAAAAAAAATATTCAGGAGAATGATCCCTTGGAACTCTATGCTTATTTCGAAAAAAATAAAAATAAGAGTATTCAAAATTTTCATTATTATTTGCTATGCAAAAAAAAGATGGAAAAATTAGATTTTGACCAAATCGAAAAAATTAACATGACTGATTTAAATCAACTAACGATGTACATAAACAACTTAACATTCTTTTCTATTCTTGATTTAAACTTAATTTCAGATATGAGTGACTATTTAACGTACGATACAATAAAGAAAGGAAGCTTAAAAGCTATTAAAAAGCTCACTTACAATAATCTCACGTTAGCTTATCAGCAAGCTGTGCATCAATTCTTTTATTCGATAACTTCTGTTGCTTTAAAAAATGAAGATTACACTTTTACAAAGTACTTATTAAAGCAAACAAACAACTTTTTAAGTTTTTTTCCAGATCATTATTTTTTGCTATTCTCCCATGTTAATAGACATACTCTAAATTATAAATTGAGCCAAAATAATTATTACCTATCCAAATTATTTATTCTTAAAGATTGTATGAAAGAACTTAAAGATGAGCAATCAGTTAAACAAATTGAAAACCAGATAAAGTTGTTGCTCCAACACTCATCATCACACCCAACACCAACTACAATATTGCACTAG
- a CDS encoding VaFE repeat-containing surface-anchored protein, which translates to MKLKLKKIMTYLVLLFTLTSNFLPVLQPIVAYAENETTENIRLEKEKNSGTAESEENERIENLKEESSEMLDRTTKFSVEPDINNTEIGKEMTQDSMAKRSAKELAERENPYDVYGLSDEEIISLAQYMYGSYVKSNPTVEIHVTNDKGEVINVPFHQTYGFGSMDLIPMNYSIKLGEKWLIQASKIEKFRIDGKIAYCVEPGVPFNEGEGYVPHTSIGLISETQKKIVNNIVNFGSNGTESDEFYIATQFYVWESLGFTVQSDLSNYGTYKAQIDAIADNYRTKPSFADQEFTVIAGETLELNDSIGVFTHYHEVNNGTNASISKEGNTLRITPSAVSNNGEINFQRDSPNSGAQYFWVMEGKQTMVTAGEVESTNAKINLNVIKTGSIAARKLDEEGHPLTDAIFKFEYSGIVEERATDQDGIARIDNILMGTEVTISEIKAPDGRVIDKTPQKAIVEVNQLITKQFTNRWARQPIKLIKREKDTNRPLKGVPFALYKVTGVTKTKIGEYKTDANGEINVENLIYNRDGYIFKELEPLHGFLPNENEYGFKVTPEKDGELLIVNVDNEPTPPLINTTATGKNGEKFLDPTKEVELEDTIQYKWLFAGRTYLYATRIVDQETAEVLETFTGSFTPLAYEGNHVVKVKIDGHKYRGRNLVFYENIYDTVSKKEVAKHEDINDLGQTIKINDPKIKTKAQGDDGRQRFNPLKKVPVKETVTFTDLVAGHKYTTTVQGHKLSDETPYENASLTKTFIANQPTMEMTFEFELDGKELQGNGIVFTEKLFYESEELATHVDLTNEEQTVKFTDPTIKTKASGKDGLQLFDPHAKVPVKETAVLTDLIIGDEYKVTVQGYRLSTGEPYEKVKEELVFTATETEMEQSFDFILDGKDLAGDSIVFTEILTFKDETIAEHKDLSNQEQTITFTKPTIKTKAFGDEEKQLFDPLQKISVKETAQITDLIIGNEYTVVVQGYQLSTEKIYEKVRKEITFTAKKKEQMIEFDFALEGKLLRGDGIVFTETLSHDGEVIATHEDLKNKDQTVRFTDPAISTIAQGKSGEKILETVGEVAVKESAKITDLVIGNQYTVKVKAHRLSDGSIITGINDEKTFIAEKTEATIQFEFKVDGQQFANDGIVFTEILETKNEIIAKHLDLKNEQQTVRFKPITTSITPLPNPRSTLPSTGEKVMQIVFWYGVFMIVLAVVIWFDRKKDSIK; encoded by the coding sequence ATGAAATTAAAACTAAAGAAAATAATGACATACCTAGTTCTTTTATTTACCTTAACATCTAATTTTTTACCAGTATTACAACCAATTGTTGCCTATGCAGAAAATGAAACGACTGAAAATATAAGGCTAGAGAAGGAGAAAAATTCTGGAACAGCAGAAAGTGAGGAAAATGAACGAATAGAAAATCTTAAAGAAGAAAGTTCTGAGATGTTGGATCGAACTACCAAATTTTCTGTTGAGCCTGATATAAATAATACAGAGATTGGTAAAGAAATGACACAAGACTCTATGGCCAAACGTTCTGCTAAAGAGTTAGCTGAAAGAGAAAATCCATATGATGTATATGGATTGAGCGATGAAGAAATTATCTCATTGGCACAATATATGTACGGTAGTTACGTTAAATCAAATCCGACTGTTGAAATACATGTCACAAATGATAAAGGTGAAGTGATCAATGTGCCATTTCATCAAACGTATGGTTTTGGATCGATGGATTTAATACCAATGAACTATTCTATTAAATTAGGCGAAAAATGGCTTATCCAAGCTTCGAAAATAGAAAAATTTAGAATCGATGGAAAGATTGCGTATTGTGTAGAACCTGGGGTTCCTTTTAATGAAGGAGAAGGGTATGTTCCACATACATCTATTGGTTTGATTTCTGAAACTCAGAAAAAAATAGTAAATAATATTGTAAACTTTGGTTCCAACGGAACTGAATCAGACGAATTTTATATAGCGACACAATTCTATGTGTGGGAGTCATTAGGATTTACGGTACAAAGTGATTTATCTAATTATGGAACTTACAAAGCTCAAATTGATGCGATTGCGGATAATTACCGTACAAAGCCATCCTTTGCTGATCAAGAATTTACGGTTATTGCTGGTGAAACACTGGAACTAAATGATAGTATAGGTGTCTTTACTCATTACCATGAAGTCAATAATGGAACGAATGCCAGCATTAGTAAAGAAGGGAATACATTGAGAATTACTCCTTCAGCAGTGTCAAACAATGGGGAAATCAACTTTCAAAGAGATTCTCCTAATTCTGGAGCTCAGTATTTCTGGGTAATGGAAGGAAAACAAACGATGGTAACAGCTGGTGAAGTAGAAAGCACCAATGCTAAAATAAATTTAAATGTTATCAAGACTGGGTCTATAGCCGCTCGTAAATTAGATGAAGAAGGACATCCATTAACAGATGCTATCTTTAAGTTTGAGTATTCAGGGATTGTTGAAGAGCGTGCCACTGATCAAGATGGAATTGCTCGGATAGATAATATTTTAATGGGGACAGAGGTAACAATTTCTGAAATCAAAGCACCAGATGGAAGAGTCATTGACAAGACTCCTCAAAAAGCAATAGTAGAAGTCAATCAATTGATCACAAAACAATTTACCAATCGTTGGGCACGTCAGCCAATCAAACTGATTAAACGAGAAAAAGATACCAATAGACCATTGAAAGGAGTGCCCTTTGCCTTATATAAGGTTACAGGAGTGACTAAAACAAAAATTGGCGAGTATAAAACGGATGCTAATGGAGAAATAAACGTTGAAAATTTAATTTATAATCGAGACGGCTATATTTTCAAAGAACTAGAACCATTACATGGTTTTTTACCAAACGAAAATGAGTATGGGTTCAAAGTAACACCGGAAAAGGATGGTGAATTATTAATAGTAAATGTTGATAATGAGCCAACACCTCCACTTATCAATACAACAGCAACAGGTAAAAATGGTGAGAAATTCCTTGATCCGACAAAAGAAGTCGAATTAGAAGATACGATTCAATACAAATGGCTTTTTGCGGGGAGAACGTATCTTTATGCCACAAGAATTGTCGATCAAGAAACAGCGGAGGTTCTGGAAACATTCACAGGTTCCTTTACCCCTTTAGCTTACGAAGGAAACCATGTGGTCAAAGTGAAAATCGATGGACATAAGTACCGCGGCAGAAATCTTGTGTTTTATGAAAATATCTATGATACAGTCAGTAAAAAAGAAGTTGCTAAACATGAAGATATCAATGATCTAGGACAAACCATCAAAATAAATGATCCGAAAATCAAAACCAAAGCGCAAGGTGACGATGGTCGTCAACGATTCAATCCATTAAAAAAAGTACCGGTAAAAGAAACAGTAACATTCACTGATTTAGTGGCGGGTCACAAATATACAACGACCGTTCAAGGACATAAATTAAGTGATGAAACACCATACGAAAATGCTTCTTTAACCAAAACATTTATTGCTAATCAACCAACTATGGAAATGACGTTTGAATTTGAGTTAGATGGAAAAGAACTGCAAGGAAATGGGATCGTTTTTACAGAAAAACTTTTCTATGAAAGCGAAGAATTGGCAACCCACGTTGATTTAACAAATGAAGAACAAACTGTCAAATTCACTGATCCAACAATCAAAACCAAAGCTAGCGGCAAAGATGGACTGCAATTGTTTGACCCTCATGCCAAAGTACCTGTAAAAGAAACAGCTGTTTTGACTGATTTAATTATCGGAGACGAATATAAAGTAACGGTTCAAGGCTATCGTTTGTCTACAGGTGAGCCTTATGAAAAAGTAAAAGAGGAACTGGTATTTACAGCAACTGAAACGGAAATGGAACAATCGTTTGATTTTATTTTGGATGGAAAGGACTTAGCGGGTGACAGTATTGTCTTTACTGAGATATTAACGTTCAAGGATGAAACAATTGCTGAGCACAAAGATTTGTCTAATCAAGAGCAAACCATCACATTTACCAAGCCGACAATCAAAACCAAAGCGTTTGGTGATGAAGAAAAACAACTATTCGATCCACTTCAAAAAATTTCAGTGAAAGAAACAGCTCAAATCACGGATTTGATCATCGGAAATGAATACACTGTTGTGGTGCAAGGTTATCAGTTGTCCACTGAAAAAATTTATGAAAAAGTGCGTAAAGAAATAACATTTACTGCAAAGAAAAAAGAACAAATGATTGAATTTGATTTTGCTTTGGAAGGAAAACTATTGCGTGGCGACGGTATTGTTTTTACTGAAACATTAAGTCATGATGGTGAAGTGATTGCGACTCATGAGGATCTTAAAAATAAAGATCAAACTGTTCGTTTTACTGATCCTGCCATCTCAACAATAGCTCAAGGTAAAAGCGGCGAAAAAATCTTAGAAACAGTCGGAGAAGTAGCTGTCAAAGAATCCGCAAAAATTACTGACTTAGTCATCGGCAATCAATACACAGTAAAAGTGAAAGCACATCGTCTATCTGATGGTTCGATCATTACTGGTATTAACGACGAGAAGACGTTCATCGCTGAAAAAACAGAAGCAA